One Acidobacteriota bacterium genomic window, GTCGTCGCCACCCGCCCGAGAGGGCTTTGTTGTCGGATCGCGTCGGCCATCTCACCCGTGAGGTAGGGCCGCGCCATGGCGGTCTCTACGAACCCCGGAGCCACCGCGTAGACGTAAATGCCGGCTGGTGCCAGGGCCGCCGCCAGCGATTGACTGAGGGCGTTGACACCGGCCTTCGATGCGCCATAAGCCGGGCAGTCAGGCTCGCCGCGAAACGCGCCGCGAGACGAGATGTTGATGATCCGGCCACCGCCTCGCTCACTCATATAGCGCGCAGCGCAATACGCGGTGTGGGCAACCCCCGAAAGGTTGACGCCCACGGTGCGGTCCCAGGCGGCGAGCCAAGCGTCGAAGTCGGTGGTCAGTGGCGGGTGGCGCTCGTAGATACCGGCGTTGTTGACCAGCACGTCCAGCCGGCCGGAGGCCGCCACCACTTGATCGACCATCACACGCACCGCTTCGGGATCCGACAGATCGGCCCCCACGGTGCGGTGCTCTTGGCCCGTCCCTGGGCGCAGCTGGGCGAGGGTCTCCTCCGCAGCGGCCTGATTGCCGTTGAAGTGTACCCAAACCCGCGCCCCACGCTG contains:
- a CDS encoding SDR family oxidoreductase: MSDADLNGAVVLVTGGSGGIGRTICRQFAQRGARVWVHFNGNQAAAEETLAQLRPGTGQEHRTVGADLSDPEAVRVMVDQVVAASGRLDVLVNNAGIYERHPPLTTDFDAWLAAWDRTVGVNLSGVAHTAYCAARYMSERGGGRIINISSRGAFRGEPDCPAYGASKAGVNALSQSLAAALAPAGIYVYAVAPGFVETAMARPYLTGEMADAIRQQSPLGRVATTEDVAYWVLCLADPAANFATGAIIDVNGASYLRT